The genome window GTGATTTTAAACAACCGCTCAGCTATCCCGATCGGTTTAAAAGCCCCTTCGATCCCTCGCGCGACACGGTGATTCGGGATCACGATAGTCTCAAAAAGCCTTTAAAGCTCAAAGAGAGCGAATATCTTGATGCCATCTCGTTGATGAAGCGCTCTATAGGGTTGCACCCTGATATCCTCGATAGCTGCTTCCCAACAAGGAGGAAACACGAAATGGTCGCCACGTTTCAAAAGCAAGATCAACATAGCCGACCTCAGAGCGACGCATCGAATGTCCCCTCCACCTCGGAGATGGCCTTCCGCTCGCTGGAGCGGCGCGTTAGAGATGCTGCTAGGCCTAGCGCTGGTTTACACTCTCCAAGCTTTCGCCAAGACGCACAGAATAGACGAGCTTAGCGAGCTAGTGTTTGAGAACCGACTGAACGAGCTAGCGGAGGAAGGAAAGCTTACAGAGGATGAAAGAAAGCAGGCGGACAACCTCCGCAAAAAGCTGCTAGACGAGTTGCAGACGATGGTGATCGCATAGGTAGAATCCTGAACACTCTAGTCGCTCCTGATGCCCATCGGAATTTTTCGAAAGCGCTCGCGAAGTTTGCTCAAAAAGCGCGCGAGATCATTAAAGGCTACAGCGACTACTGCATCTATGCTGGAGGAGACGATGTGCTCGCCCTTCTGCCCTTGGAGACAGTCATCGAATGTGCAAATGCGCTGAACAAAGCTTTTCGTCAGCACCTACAAGGTTTTCAGCTGCCGGATGATTCAGGCACGCTTTCTATAGGCGTCGCGATATGCCATCGGATGGAGCCGCCAAGCATCGCTCTGGAGGCCGCTCGCAGTGCCGAAAGGGCGGCCAAGCAACTTCGCAATGCCCTGGCCGTTGCCGTTCATCCGCGGAGCGGATCTAGCGTTATGGTGAAGGATCCATGGCGCGATACCCTGCTGCAAGACTGGCAAAACTCCAAAAAGGCCCTGCGCCACGGGATAGCGCGTGGATTCCCTTACGAGCTGCAGCATCTTGCCAGGCAGTGGGAAGGTGCGATATCGCATCCTAATTTCTCTCCGCGTCAGAAGAGAGAGCTCCCAAAGCGTCTGAAGAAGGAGGCCCTGCGCATCCTCGAACGCAAGAAAGAGACCGGCCAAAACACCAAAGCGATCATGGAAGAGGTCATTGATAGCATTCAATCGGTCGATCAGTTAAAAACCCAGGCCGATCGCTTGGCCATCGCCCATTTCCTAACGAGAGGTTAAAACCGATGTGAGCCTTTCAAATTCTGCCCATCGAGCCTCTACTGCTACGTGACGGCCGACCGTTTAGCACCGATGAGGGCGCTCTGGATGCCACCTCTCTCAATGCCCATGCCGGGCACCCTTGCCGGCTTCCTACGCCCGCTGATCGGGCAACGACGCGGATACTCCTGGGAGCCCTCGGAGGTGGCCATCCTGCGGGACATCGGCGTTGCCGGGCCGCTGCTAAAGAACGAGACGGTCTGCTTTCCCGCCCCTGCGGATGCGGTCGTGCTGGAAGGAAAGGAGCTGATGACTCTGCGCCCCTTTGAACCGGAAAAGGGCGGCTGCAACCTTCGCCCTGGGCTTTTGCCCCTTAAGGTCACCAAGGACGGCAAGCCCGCGCCCGGCTATACCTACTGGAAGGCCAGAGATATGTTTCAATGGCTTGCTGGCAATGTGCAAGAGAGCTTCTTGCCTGAAGAGATCGGCGACTTCCCCCGCGACACAAGCCTTCATGGGGCCATAGATCCGAGGACCCATACGGCGCAGGAGGGCAGGCGCTATTCCACGGAAATGGTGGTTTATGAGCAGTTAAAGAAAAGCAAGGAGGACGAAAACTGCGACCAGAAGTACGAAAGCTGGTCCTTCTTGGTGGCCGCGGAGGTTTCTGAGGAGGAAGACCTCTGCACCGTTCACACGCTGGGCGGAGAACGTTGGCTGGCCGCTGTTCGGGAGGCCCCTAAGAAGTGGCCAGATACGTGCCCAAACCCCATTAAAGAGGCGCTACGGCATGCACGGCAGATGCGTCTGAAAAGCTGCCGAGACGGTTAGACGAAGCGGAGATAGATAGGTTTAAGAGGGCCTGGTCACAACTTGGGCAGCTGCGCAATGATATCGCCCATTGCGGTATGCGGGCCCGTCCGCGTTGGGCGGTGGATGCCATAAACGAGGTTCAACGTTTATCTAAATTGCTGGAGCCGCTATACGAGCTTATCAAAACTCAGCCCTGACGCCCGTGATCCTTTTGAAAGCGCCTAATACCTTGGTGGCCTAGTATATTACCGGCACCGCTTTCCCACAACAACCGTTGCCCTCTCCTCTAGAAGAAGGGCGTGTTAGCCGCATGGCTGCGCAAAAGCCACCTGTTGCCGTCGTTTTCGTAAGGTGAAGAGCGATAGGGGCAGCGAAAAACCTAGGATGAGCGATCCCAGCCCGCCCTCTGGTACAAATCCATGGGGCGTTTGACCTCCAGAAGCAGAAAATTGTGGCGGCAAAGCCCCAAGAAGGGGAGGTGAACTGCCGTGCCCTCCGCCATGAAAGAGAAACGGCAGCCCCAAAGCTCCATAGGGAAAGCCGCCCGTTACGTGCGCTTCCGGCAGACCAGGTGGCACAAGGGGAGCTAGGGAAGGTGAGAGCGCGACCTCCACACTTTTGATCTGTTCCGGTACGGCAGGGGCGACGGCGGAGGGGGATGGGCTGCTAGACGCCATAGCCACCGAGAGGTTTGGGGTTGTTACGTTAAAGAGGTTATGCACCACGCTTTTGGGAGGAGGCAGTTGGATGTTGCCAATGGGGTTGCCGCACACGGCAATGAGCACGGGGGTGCCGTTCGCGTCTACAAAAGCAGGGGTACCGGCGGGCAAGCGCCGCATGCGGTAGCCCACGATATCATGGCCTTGTGCATCGTGATGCACGTACCACACGGGCAATACGTGGGCACTGGAGAGGCGCTTGAATCGAAGTTGAGCGAGCGCCAGCTCTAATTCTCCTAAAGAGGACAGGTTGTAGTGGTGTAGATAGCGTGCAGCCACCATACGATTCGTGCGGACTTCGATCACCAGTTCACGGGTGCTCTCGACCGGTGTGACCAGAAAAGAGCCGGGGGGCACAACGGAAGGCCTCAAACGGAGCGAGGGCAGGGGCGGCTGTGCGAGGACGAAAAGAGGGTTTATAAGTCCGAGAAGAGCTATCAAGAACCGGGCGTTCAGAATGCGGACAC of Chthonomonas calidirosea T49 contains these proteins:
- the cas10 gene encoding type III-B CRISPR-associated protein Cas10/Cmr2, which codes for MNTLVAPDAHRNFSKALAKFAQKAREIIKGYSDYCIYAGGDDVLALLPLETVIECANALNKAFRQHLQGFQLPDDSGTLSIGVAICHRMEPPSIALEAARSAERAAKQLRNALAVAVHPRSGSSVMVKDPWRDTLLQDWQNSKKALRHGIARGFPYELQHLARQWEGAISHPNFSPRQKRELPKRLKKEALRILERKKETGQNTKAIMEEVIDSIQSVDQLKTQADRLAIAHFLTRG
- a CDS encoding type III-B CRISPR module-associated Cmr3 family protein, whose product is MPPLSMPMPGTLAGFLRPLIGQRRGYSWEPSEVAILRDIGVAGPLLKNETVCFPAPADAVVLEGKELMTLRPFEPEKGGCNLRPGLLPLKVTKDGKPAPGYTYWKARDMFQWLAGNVQESFLPEEIGDFPRDTSLHGAIDPRTHTAQEGRRYSTEMVVYEQLKKSKEDENCDQKYESWSFLVAAEVSEEEDLCTVHTLGGERWLAAVREAPKKWPDTCPNPIKEALRHARQMRLKSCRDG